In Necator americanus strain Aroian chromosome IV, whole genome shotgun sequence, the following proteins share a genomic window:
- a CDS encoding hypothetical protein (NECATOR_CHRIV.G16821.T2), which produces MQEPDRKIHNGSVKDNILRSDPCTLEHNCVPIERHEDKAKREKKEKGLQKFSAGGYEKKRKEFSREASPRSEKSPWNMCQMIFSSCRVELQNRKQDEQDLHIHHAHLADPAQIAHPAHPAQNGLLTLDTFVQFVHRAAQKQRCRSCMRSPGTRTWLRSYTRAAKEAFPGAHVEGCAFHLAPIWNSKANELNVRNFIKEPM; this is translated from the exons ATGCAGGAACCGGACCGGAAAATTCACAACGGTTCCG TGAAGGACAACATTTTGCGGAGTGACCCATGTACTCTGGAACACAACTGTGTGCCCATCGAGCGACATGAAGATAAAGCCAAACGA gagaaaaaagagaaaggtcttcaaaaattcagcgCCGGCGGTTatgagaagaagaggaaggaatTTTCAAG AGAAGCGTCGCCCAGATCAGAAAAATCTCCATGGAATATGTGCcagatgattttctcctctTGCCGAGTAGAGCTGC AGAATAGAAAACAGGATGAGCAGGATTTACACATACATCATGCGCATCTTGCTGACCCTGCACAGATTGCTCATCCTGCACATCCTGCTCAAAATGGCCTCCTCACATTG GACACCTTTGTACAATTCGTGCATCGTGCTGCTCAGAAACAGAG GTGCCGATCATGCATGCGATCACCCGGCACAAGAACGTGGCTAC GCAGCTATACGCGGGCTGCTAAGGAAGCGTTCCCTGGGGCACACGTAGAAGGATGTGCCTTTCATTTAGCCCCAATTTGGAACAGTAAAGCCAACGAACTAAACGTCAGGAATTTCATAAAGGAGC
- a CDS encoding hypothetical protein (NECATOR_CHRIV.G16821.T1) — MMVSAENRKQDEQDLHIHHAHLADPAQIAHPAHPAQNGLLTLVGERCRSCMRSPGTRTWLRSYTRAAKEAFPGAHVEGCAFHLAPIWNSKANELNVRNFIKEPM; from the exons ATGATGGTGAGTGCAGAGAATAGAAAACAGGATGAGCAGGATTTACACATACATCATGCGCATCTTGCTGACCCTGCACAGATTGCTCATCCTGCACATCCTGCTCAAAATGGCCTCCTCACATTGGTTGGAGAGAG GTGCCGATCATGCATGCGATCACCCGGCACAAGAACGTGGCTAC GCAGCTATACGCGGGCTGCTAAGGAAGCGTTCCCTGGGGCACACGTAGAAGGATGTGCCTTTCATTTAGCCCCAATTTGGAACAGTAAAGCCAACGAACTAAACGTCAGGAATTTCATAAAGGAGC
- a CDS encoding hypothetical protein (NECATOR_CHRIV.G16819.T2): protein MQCALVRRMGGPKMNISLVAAYEYPEQLNIMISSQSRFGDVVYCRYFDKSKKELGQAFKSVVFPEYNVHCLRRNGAAFMSLSDTPTKEYEFPVHIIDRTRNEPEHFFSVCVAPIYGSESKWILLAELIEHYKLQGATHFYVYSKYIDEYSRILLDDYVRTGDAEAIILHDRFERPDSYWQAVELQECLLRARRHSHWVAFIDLDERLVLTDLNGTIYDYLKNISDPAIGAVMFRQRWILENQSSPERYSGQKQISEWTRTRLYYNTLHVGPPHHIAKYIIDPAKVLVMIVHYVSKFLGDYRTYQLEPNEGVVRHYRDIVAGNWGKTWLKSVEKMGNFSLTDYPDQFESDLLENVKRRLEYVYDGP from the exons ATGCAGTGTGCGTTGGTTAGGCGAATG GGTGGTCCGAAGATGAACATATCGCTTGTGGCTGCATACGAGTATCCTGAACAGCTGAACATCATGATATCATCACAGAGCAGATTTGG TGATGTTGTCTATTGCCGTTATTTTGACAAATCTAAAAAAGAACTTGGCCAAGCATTCAAAAGTGTTGTATTCCCTGAATACAATGTGCATTGTTTGCGACGAAATGGTGCTGCATTTATGTCGCTATCGGATACGCCAACGAAAGAGTACGAGTTTCCTGTGCACATCATCGATCGGACGCGAAACG AGCCGGAACACTTTTTCTCAGTTTGCGTTGCTCCAATCTATGGCAGCGAATCGAAATGGATTCTGTTAGCAGAACTTATTGAGCACTACAAATTGCAG GGTGCTACACATTTTTATGTGTATTCCAAATACATTGATGAGTATAGTAGAATCCTGCTCGATGACTATGTACGAACTGGAGATGCTGAGGCGATCATTTTACATGATCGTTTTGAAAGACCAGATAGCTATTGGCAAGCAGTAGAATTACAG GAATGTCTTCTTCGAGCTCGTCGACATTCACACTGGGTAGCGTTTATAGACTTGGATGAGCGACTGGTGCTCACTGATTTAAACGGAACAATCTACGATTACTTgaa AAATATCTCCGATCCAGCAATCGGCGCAGTTATGTTCAGGCAGAGGTGGATTTTGGAGAACCAGTCTTCTCCAGAACGATATAGCGGTCAGAAACAG ATCAGCGAATGGACGCGAACACGACTATATTATAACACTTTACATGTGGGTCCACCACACCACATTGCAAAATACATAATCGATCCGGCGAAG gttctTGTGATGATTGTTCACTATGTGAGCAAATTCCTCGGCGATTATCGTACGTATCAATTGGAGCCCAATGAGGGCGTAGTAAG ACATTACCGTGACATCGTTGCTGGGAATTGGGGGAAAACATGGCTGAAGAGCGTGGAAAAGATGGGGAATTTCTCACTGACGGATTATCCAGACCAATTTGAATCAGATTTGCTGGAAAATGTCAAGAGACGATTGGAATATGTATACGATGGTCCATAG
- a CDS encoding hypothetical protein (NECATOR_CHRIV.G16819.T4) — MNISLVAAYEYPEQLNIMISSQSRFGDVVYCRYFDKSKKELGQAFKSVVFPEYNVHCLRRNGAAFMSLSDTPTKEYEFPVHIIDRTRNEPEHFFSVCVAPIYGSESKWILLAELIEHYKLQGATHFYVYSKYIDEYSRILLDDYVRTGDAEAIILHDRFERPDSYWQAVELQECLLRARRHSHWVAFIDLDERLVLTDLNGTIYDYLKNISDPAIGAVMFRQRWILENQSSPERYSGQKQISEWTRTRLYYNTLHVGPPHHIAKYIIDPAKVLVMIVHYVSKFLGDYRTYQLEPNEGVVRHYRDIVAGNWGKTWLKSVEKMGNFSLTDYPDQFESDLLENVKRRLEYVYDGP, encoded by the exons ATGAACATATCGCTTGTGGCTGCATACGAGTATCCTGAACAGCTGAACATCATGATATCATCACAGAGCAGATTTGG TGATGTTGTCTATTGCCGTTATTTTGACAAATCTAAAAAAGAACTTGGCCAAGCATTCAAAAGTGTTGTATTCCCTGAATACAATGTGCATTGTTTGCGACGAAATGGTGCTGCATTTATGTCGCTATCGGATACGCCAACGAAAGAGTACGAGTTTCCTGTGCACATCATCGATCGGACGCGAAACG AGCCGGAACACTTTTTCTCAGTTTGCGTTGCTCCAATCTATGGCAGCGAATCGAAATGGATTCTGTTAGCAGAACTTATTGAGCACTACAAATTGCAG GGTGCTACACATTTTTATGTGTATTCCAAATACATTGATGAGTATAGTAGAATCCTGCTCGATGACTATGTACGAACTGGAGATGCTGAGGCGATCATTTTACATGATCGTTTTGAAAGACCAGATAGCTATTGGCAAGCAGTAGAATTACAG GAATGTCTTCTTCGAGCTCGTCGACATTCACACTGGGTAGCGTTTATAGACTTGGATGAGCGACTGGTGCTCACTGATTTAAACGGAACAATCTACGATTACTTgaa AAATATCTCCGATCCAGCAATCGGCGCAGTTATGTTCAGGCAGAGGTGGATTTTGGAGAACCAGTCTTCTCCAGAACGATATAGCGGTCAGAAACAG ATCAGCGAATGGACGCGAACACGACTATATTATAACACTTTACATGTGGGTCCACCACACCACATTGCAAAATACATAATCGATCCGGCGAAG gttctTGTGATGATTGTTCACTATGTGAGCAAATTCCTCGGCGATTATCGTACGTATCAATTGGAGCCCAATGAGGGCGTAGTAAG ACATTACCGTGACATCGTTGCTGGGAATTGGGGGAAAACATGGCTGAAGAGCGTGGAAAAGATGGGGAATTTCTCACTGACGGATTATCCAGACCAATTTGAATCAGATTTGCTGGAAAATGTCAAGAGACGATTGGAATATGTATACGATGGTCCATAG
- a CDS encoding hypothetical protein (NECATOR_CHRIV.G16822.T1), whose amino-acid sequence MAKMLLIFTCVTLVHETLCGPIVDLNCTYMSFDAANAKYEAKFSEKAVNCPNVLSDSVCSKLYDVREAKVDDANDRDDKCYKAADPSFKEAAISNCPKRCGYCCLTPEYNCPNSQFPRISCSVITPNMCYSSAWRNIIEEDCPSVCGFCNSGNCFDVAPNCAKDISICRSIFMQDFVKENCKRTCGYCSQTGATTAAPCGSDPNCVNWVRNGFCNSIFYTQEQKRQYCGRFCGLC is encoded by the exons ATGGCTAAAATGCTGCTAATCTTCACTTGTGTAACACTCGTCCACGAAACTTTGTGTGGTCCTATTGTAGACCTGAATTGCACATACATGTCATTTGATGCAGCAAACGCAAAATATGAAGCAAAG TTCTCTGAGAAAGCAGTGAATTGCCCGAATGTGCTTTCGGACTCGGTGTGCAGCAAATTGTATGATGTTAGAGAAGCCAAAGTAGATGATGCAAATGATCGGGACGATAAGTGTTATAAG GCTGCAGACCCATCCTTCAAGGAGGCTGCGATCAGCAATTGTCCTAAAAGATGCGGCTATTGCTGTCTCACGCCTGAGTACAATTGTCCGAATAGCCAGT TTCCTCGCATTAGCTGTTCGGTCATCACTCCGAACATGTGCTATAGTTCCGCTTGGAGGAACATAATAGAGGAGGACTGCCCCAGTGTGTGCGGATTTTGTAATTCAG GAAACTGCTTTGATGTAGCTCCGAATTGCGCTAAGGACATATCAATCTGTAGAAGTATATTCATGCAGGACTTCGTAAAG GAAAATTGTAAGAGGACTTGCGGTTATTGCTCCCAGACAGGTGCGACTACAG CAGCGCCTTGCGGGTCGGATCCGAA TTGCGTGAACTGGGTGAGAAACGGATTTTGCAACAGTATCTTCTACACCCAAGAGCAGAAGAGACAGTACTGTGGCAGATTTTGCGGGCTCTGTTGA
- a CDS encoding hypothetical protein (NECATOR_CHRIV.G16822.T2), translated as MLLIFTCVTLVHETLCGPIVDLNCTYMSFDAANAKYEAKFSEKAVNCPNVLSDSVCSKLYDVREAKVDDANDRDDKCYKAADPSFKEAAISNCPKRCGYCCLTPEYNCPNSQFPRISCSVITPNMCYSSAWRNIIEEDCPSVCGFCNSGNCFDVAPNCAKDISICRSIFMQDFVKENCKRTCGYCSQTGATTAAPCGSDPNCVNWVRNGFCNSIFYTQEQKRQYCGRFCGLC; from the exons ATGCTGCTAATCTTCACTTGTGTAACACTCGTCCACGAAACTTTGTGTGGTCCTATTGTAGACCTGAATTGCACATACATGTCATTTGATGCAGCAAACGCAAAATATGAAGCAAAG TTCTCTGAGAAAGCAGTGAATTGCCCGAATGTGCTTTCGGACTCGGTGTGCAGCAAATTGTATGATGTTAGAGAAGCCAAAGTAGATGATGCAAATGATCGGGACGATAAGTGTTATAAG GCTGCAGACCCATCCTTCAAGGAGGCTGCGATCAGCAATTGTCCTAAAAGATGCGGCTATTGCTGTCTCACGCCTGAGTACAATTGTCCGAATAGCCAGT TTCCTCGCATTAGCTGTTCGGTCATCACTCCGAACATGTGCTATAGTTCCGCTTGGAGGAACATAATAGAGGAGGACTGCCCCAGTGTGTGCGGATTTTGTAATTCAG GAAACTGCTTTGATGTAGCTCCGAATTGCGCTAAGGACATATCAATCTGTAGAAGTATATTCATGCAGGACTTCGTAAAG GAAAATTGTAAGAGGACTTGCGGTTATTGCTCCCAGACAGGTGCGACTACAG CAGCGCCTTGCGGGTCGGATCCGAA TTGCGTGAACTGGGTGAGAAACGGATTTTGCAACAGTATCTTCTACACCCAAGAGCAGAAGAGACAGTACTGTGGCAGATTTTGCGGGCTCTGTTGA
- a CDS encoding hypothetical protein (NECATOR_CHRIV.G16823.T1) produces MSTCSKEAFLNVTIELSIDDGCSRVGWTSISPSYNSPMCSKEAFLNDTTKMLDNGGEAQNLAIPEKDNKNRIQQWRQNIRLLYLKAKLREIDCPTTKCLSFHRHKESKQEGMIFHTCLGTRPENPHRSRDLLACWMLLREYNEVIGVIFGQECQHLMTAFLLMNVQNNIAPHNIAMLKMALKTSQSQKTLYQSSMTLASLSFKSLPRGFVRLVQEWNVQLLNWTDVTGFAQ; encoded by the exons ATGTCGACGTGCTCGAAGGAGGCATTTCTAAACGTTACCATTGAGTTATCGATTGATGATGGTTGCTCTCGTGTCGGTTGGACATCAATTTCTCCCTCATATAACTCTCCCATGTGCTCGAAGGAGGCATTCCTAAACGATACTACTAAAATGCTGGATAATG GCGGTGAAGCTCAAAACTTGGCCATTCCAGAGAAGGAT AACAAGAACAGAATACAGCAATGGAGACAGAACATCCGTCTTCTCTATTTGAAGGCGAAATTGAGAGAAATTGATT GTCCAACGACAAAGTGCCTCAGCTTCCATCGCCATAAAGAATCGAAGCAGGAAGGTATGATCTTTCACACATGTTTAGGAACCAGACCGGAAAATCCACATCGGTCCCG TGATTTGTTGGCATGTTGGATGTTGTTGAGGGAGTACAACGAGGTCATCGGCGTAATATTTGGCCAAGAATGCCAGCACTTAATGACTGCATTTTTACTGATGAATGTACAAA ATAATATTGCTCCGCATAATATTGCGATGCTAAAGATGGCACTCAAAACGTCGCAGTCGCAAAAAACACTTTACCAAAGTTCAA TGACTTTAGCTTCCCTTTCATTCAAATCGTTGCCGAG GGGTTTTGTTCGCCTAGTACAAG aatgGAATGTGCAGCTACTGAACTGGACTG ATGTCACGGGATTCGCACAATAG
- a CDS encoding hypothetical protein (NECATOR_CHRIV.G16823.T2) has translation MSTCSKEAFLNVTIELSIDDGCSRVGWTSISPSYNSPMCSKEAFLNDTTKMLDNGGEAQNLAIPEKDNKNRIQQWRQNIRLLYLKAKLREIDCPTTKCLSFHRHKESKQEGMIFHTCLGTRPENPHRSREYNEVIGVIFGQECQHLMTAFLLMNVQNNIAPHNIAMLKMALKTSQSQKTLYQSSSAGRDLMQESNENCSFSMYNANE, from the exons ATGTCGACGTGCTCGAAGGAGGCATTTCTAAACGTTACCATTGAGTTATCGATTGATGATGGTTGCTCTCGTGTCGGTTGGACATCAATTTCTCCCTCATATAACTCTCCCATGTGCTCGAAGGAGGCATTCCTAAACGATACTACTAAAATGCTGGATAATG GCGGTGAAGCTCAAAACTTGGCCATTCCAGAGAAGGAT AACAAGAACAGAATACAGCAATGGAGACAGAACATCCGTCTTCTCTATTTGAAGGCGAAATTGAGAGAAATTGATT GTCCAACGACAAAGTGCCTCAGCTTCCATCGCCATAAAGAATCGAAGCAGGAAGGTATGATCTTTCACACATGTTTAGGAACCAGACCGGAAAATCCACATCGGTCCCG GGAGTACAACGAGGTCATCGGCGTAATATTTGGCCAAGAATGCCAGCACTTAATGACTGCATTTTTACTGATGAATGTACAAA ATAATATTGCTCCGCATAATATTGCGATGCTAAAGATGGCACTCAAAACGTCGCAGTCGCAAAAAACACTTTACCAAAGTTCAAGTGCTGGAAGAGATCTCATGCAAGAGAGCAACGAAAATTGCAGTTTCTCCATGTACAACGCTAACGAATAG
- a CDS encoding hypothetical protein (NECATOR_CHRIV.G16824.T1), protein MSSTTTAATLAFLASIFLLLVYIFELDFTTISSNVLSVANIQRCDCEPITPENLTCPNTVTYKNKPKEEMDLNKTTFSIPRQEWYNELLAAGVGKKGGPKMNISLVAAYEYPEQLNIMITSRDKFGDVVYCRYFDKSRKELGEAFKSVVFPEYNVHCLRRNGAAFMSLTDTPTAQYEFPVPIIDRTRNEPEHFFSVCVAPIYGNESKWILLAELIEHYKLQGATHFYVYSKYIDEYSRILLDDYVRTGDAEAIILHDRFERADDRWQSVELQECLLRARRHSRWIAFVDLDERLVLTDLNGTIYDYLKNISDPKIGAIQFRQRWILKNQPSPERYSDQEQVSKWMPTRRYHNTSHVGPPGHTAKCIVDPEKVLVMNVHHVTKFFDDHWTYQLKPNEGVVRHYRDIAAGNWGKIWLNSVEKMGDFSMTDYPKQFESDLLENVKKRLQYVYGKS, encoded by the exons ATGAGCTCAACAACAACGGCTGCAACATTAGCTTTTCTCGCCTCGATATTTttactgctagtttatatattTGAACTGGATTTCACTACGATATCCAGCAATGTTCTCTCTGTGGCAAATATACAACGATGCGATTGCGAACCAA TCACTCCAGAGAACCTTACTTGTCCAAACACCGTAACATACAAAAATAAAccgaaagaagaaatggacctgAATAAAACAACATTCAGCATACCTCGACAGGAATGGTATAATGAATTGTTGGCTGCGGGAGTCGGTAAAAAA GGTGGTCCGAAGATGAACATATCGCTTGTTGCCGCATACGAGTATCCTGAACAGCTAAACATCATGATTACATCACGGGACAAATTTGG aGATGTTGTCTATTGCCGCTATTTtgacaaatccagaaaagagcTTGGCGAAGCATTCAAAAGTGTTGTATTTCCCGAATACAACGTGCATTGTTTACGACGAAATGGTGCTGCATTTATGTCCTTAACAGACACTCCCACCGCACAGTACGAGTTCCCCGTGCCTATCATTGATCGGACGCGAAATG AGCCGGAACACTTTTTCTCAGTTTGCGTTGCTCCAATCTATGGCAACGAGTCGAAGTGGATTCTATTAGCAGAACTTATCGAGCACTACAAATTGCAG GGTGCAACGCATTTTTATGTGTATTCTAAGTACATTGATGAGTACAGTCGAATCCTTCTCGATGACTATGTTCGAACTGGAGATGCCGAAGCGATCATCCTTCATGATCGCTTTGAAAGAGCAGATGACCGATGGCAATCGGTTGAACTACAG GAATGCCTTCTTCGAGCTCGTCGACACTCACGCTGGATTGCGTTTGTAGATCTGGATGAGCGACTAGTGCTAACTGATTTAAACGGAACAATCTACGATTAtctgaa AAATATCTCCGATCCGAAAATTGGTGCAATTCAGTTCAGACAGAGGTGGATTCTAAAAAACCAACCATCTCCAGAACGCTATAGTGATCAAGAACAG GTTAGCAAATGGATGCCAACACGACGATATCATAACACTTCACATGTGGGTCCGCCTGGTCACACTGCAAAGTGCATAGTCGATCCAGAGAAG GTGCTTGTGATGAACGTTCACCATGTAACTAAATTCTTTGACGATCACTGGACGTATCAACTGAAACCTAATGAAGGTGTAGTAAG ACATTACCGTGACATCGCTGCTGGCAATTGGGGAAAAATATGGCTGAACAGCGTTGAAAAAATGGGAGATTTCTCAATGACGGATTATCCGAAGCAGTTTGAATCAGATTTGCTGGAAAATGTCAAGAAACGGTTGCAATATGTTTACGGGAAATCATAA